A single window of Roseofilum reptotaenium CS-1145 DNA harbors:
- the dnaN gene encoding DNA polymerase III subunit beta, producing the protein MKLVCTQSDLSTNLSLVSRAIPSRPSQPILSNVRFIADLQNQEVSLTAFDLSLGIQARFPATVEEDGDLALPAKLLNDMISRLPSGDLTLETDSDDGETLDPNVTITCSCGRYQLRGLDPEDYPALPIIDTGEILTLPSAAILEGLRGCLFATSLDETKQVLTGVHLTVKEDSVEFAATDGHRLAVVTTSTEKDEEENVTPIQSNIPFEVTVPGRALREIERMIGSHKEDISVDLTVDEGQVVFQLPSCRLNCRTLDGQYPAYEQLIPQVFERQIDLDRRQLLSSVERIAILADQKNNVIMFSLQGETQEVILSVEATDVGSATESISATISGEDLQIAFNVKYLVDALKAIPSQELKIQVNTADKPVILSPLGAIQMTCLLMPVQIRS; encoded by the coding sequence TTCTCAGTAACGTTCGGTTTATTGCCGATCTCCAAAATCAAGAAGTGAGTCTCACGGCTTTCGACCTCAGTCTGGGTATTCAAGCTCGTTTTCCCGCCACGGTAGAAGAAGATGGAGATCTGGCCCTTCCTGCTAAACTCCTCAATGACATGATCTCTCGACTCCCTTCAGGCGATCTCACCCTAGAGACTGACTCTGATGATGGCGAAACCCTTGACCCAAATGTAACCATTACCTGCTCCTGCGGACGCTATCAACTCCGAGGACTTGACCCTGAAGACTATCCAGCCTTACCCATCATTGACACTGGCGAAATCCTTACCCTTCCCTCAGCAGCTATTCTCGAAGGGTTGCGTGGCTGTTTGTTTGCAACCAGCTTAGACGAAACCAAACAAGTCTTAACCGGAGTTCATTTAACCGTTAAAGAAGATAGCGTAGAATTTGCCGCTACAGATGGTCATCGTCTAGCCGTTGTCACCACCAGTACAGAAAAAGATGAAGAAGAAAATGTGACTCCCATTCAGTCCAATATTCCCTTTGAAGTCACCGTTCCCGGTCGCGCTCTGCGGGAAATTGAACGCATGATTGGTTCACACAAAGAAGACATCAGCGTAGATTTAACTGTAGACGAGGGCCAAGTTGTATTTCAACTTCCCTCTTGTCGCCTTAATTGTCGCACCCTAGACGGCCAATATCCGGCTTATGAACAACTCATTCCCCAAGTCTTTGAACGGCAAATCGATCTCGATCGCCGCCAACTGTTAAGCTCAGTCGAACGGATTGCCATTCTCGCCGATCAGAAAAATAATGTGATCATGTTTAGCCTCCAAGGTGAGACTCAAGAAGTCATTCTGTCTGTCGAAGCAACGGATGTAGGTTCAGCAACTGAGTCCATTTCCGCAACCATTTCCGGAGAAGATTTGCAAATTGCCTTTAATGTGAAATATTTGGTCGATGCACTCAAGGCTATTCCTTCCCAAGAGTTGAAAATTCAGGTCAATACAGCCGATAAACCGGTAATTTTGTCTCCCCTTGGTGCGATCCAAATGACTTGTTTATTAATGCCAGTTCAAATTCGCAGTTAA